The genomic interval GGTTGCGGAACAGCACCACGATGATGGCAAGGCCGATGGCCGATTCCGCCGCCGCCACGGTGAGCACGAAAAACACGAAGACCTGACCTGCAATGTCGTGCAGGAAATGCGAGAAGGCGACGAAGTTCATGTTCACCGCCAGCAGCAGCAGTTCCACCGACATCAGCAGGATGATCATGTTCTTGCGGTTGATGAAAATGCCGAACATGCCGAGCGCGAACAAAATGGCGCCCAGCACCAGATAGTCGGTGAGCGTGACCATGCAGTCTTACCTGTCCTTTGCCGAGTCGTCTTCGCCACCCTCACCACGGGGCAGGTCCAGCAGGTGCATGCGCCCGCGTGGAGTAATGTGAACCTGCGCCGAGGGCGAAATGTATTTGCTGGCGCGCACGCCGCGGAAGGTCAGACCAATGGCCGCCACCATGCCAATCAGCAGAATCACGGCGGCAATCTCGAACGGATAGGCGTATTCGGTGTAGAGCACGGCGGCGATTGCCTGCACATTGCTGACACCGGCGGCATCCGGCAATGGCGGCCGCGCCAGGGCCGTGTCGAGCTGGCCGGTACCGTAGACCAGCACCATCTCGAACACGATCAGCAGCGTCACCGCCAGCCCCAGCGGCAGATGGCTGCCGAAGCCCTCGCGCAACTCGGCCCGGTCGACATCCAGCATCATCACCACGAACAGCCACAGCACCATCACCGCGCCGACGTAGACAAGCACCAAGGCAATGGCCAGGAATTCCGCCTCCAGGATCAGCCACAGGCCGGCGCAGGTAAAAAACGCCAGCACCAGGAACAGCACCGCGCGCACGGCATTGCGCACGCTGACCACCATTCCGGCCGCGAAAACCAGAATCGCCGACAGAAGATAAAAAACAAACTTCTCAGTACCCATGACAGCCGCCGCGAATGGATGAAGTGCTCAGCGGTACGCGGCATCGGCCGCGCGGTCGGCGGCGATCTGCGCTTCCATGCGGTCGCCGATGGCCAACAGGGTCGATTTGTCATAGACCCGCTCGGCGTTCTCTTCCATGTGGAAATGATTGAAGCGCGTCAGCACGATGGAATCGACTGGGCACGCCTCCTCGCAAAAGCCGCAATAAATGCACTTGAACATGTCGATGTCGTAGCGCGTGGTGCGGCGGGTGCCGTCCGCGCGCGGTTCGGACTCGATGGTGATCGCCAGGGCCGGGCATACCGCCTCGCACAGCTTGCAGGCGATGCAGCGCTCCTCGCCATTCGGGTAGCGGCGCAGCGCATGCAGGCCGCGAAAGCGCGGCGACAGCGGGGTTTTCTCCTCCGGAAACTGCACCGTGATCTTCGGCTTGAAAAAGTGACGCAGGGTCACGCCAAGCCCGGACAGCAGTTCGAGCAGCAGCAGACTCTTGAAGTACTGGGCAACGCGGGTCATGACATGCCCTCAGTTGAACCACGGCGGCAGGCGGTACAGCACGGCCGTCGACACCACCACCAGCCAGACGATGGTGATCGGAATGAAGACTTTCCAGCCCAGACGCATGATCTGGTCATAGCGGTAGCGCGGGAAGGTGGCGCGGAACCACAGGAAGCAGAACAGCAGGAAGGCGACCTTGGCGATCAGCCACAGCGGCCCCGGCACCCAGGCAAACGCGCCTTCTAGCAGCGGGATGCCCTGGAACGGCGACAGCCAGCCGCCCAGGAACATGGTGGCCGCCAGGGTCGAGACCAGGATCATGTTGGCGTATTCGGCCAGGA from Immundisolibacter sp. carries:
- the nuoK gene encoding NADH-quinone oxidoreductase subunit NuoK, with the protein product MVTLTDYLVLGAILFALGMFGIFINRKNMIILLMSVELLLLAVNMNFVAFSHFLHDIAGQVFVFFVLTVAAAESAIGLAIIVVLFRNRASINVQDLDHLKG
- a CDS encoding NADH-quinone oxidoreductase subunit J, which encodes MGTEKFVFYLLSAILVFAAGMVVSVRNAVRAVLFLVLAFFTCAGLWLILEAEFLAIALVLVYVGAVMVLWLFVVMMLDVDRAELREGFGSHLPLGLAVTLLIVFEMVLVYGTGQLDTALARPPLPDAAGVSNVQAIAAVLYTEYAYPFEIAAVILLIGMVAAIGLTFRGVRASKYISPSAQVHITPRGRMHLLDLPRGEGGEDDSAKDR
- the nuoI gene encoding NADH-quinone oxidoreductase subunit NuoI, with protein sequence MTRVAQYFKSLLLLELLSGLGVTLRHFFKPKITVQFPEEKTPLSPRFRGLHALRRYPNGEERCIACKLCEAVCPALAITIESEPRADGTRRTTRYDIDMFKCIYCGFCEEACPVDSIVLTRFNHFHMEENAERVYDKSTLLAIGDRMEAQIAADRAADAAYR